The Salmo trutta chromosome 6, fSalTru1.1, whole genome shotgun sequence genome has a window encoding:
- the LOC115195370 gene encoding suppressor of cytokine signaling 6, which translates to MTSCLQPDGRTLWIAAPSSGLQEESSRPCQGGPFRMKKISLKTIRKSLNIKVKEEGGGDFVMLQQPSLAADFSKEDSLFGGCYTKDLAGCNLGIGDVGEEKAGHNKGRSKSESLMGSLKRRLSAKQKAKVKGGSLAMGSADDDDTFSSSSVPISFNEVKAQRPLRSASLRSHHYSPSPWPLRPVASDEACIKMEVKVKAMVHSPSPNLNGVRKEFHHHDFQMENIFQEQAESLKNLQQPQNGDLNIDKHVPVVLGLTPQDYIQYTMPLDEGMYPEGSHSVSHSFCLDRSSPMEVVTEVDSSSLHADHQSQEDMDLVSLNRNLPADLFMESQSVNGLFIGSNGVMLHSCRDRVNAQQHPAPPQRSPLLPALPSNNIPRTYSRFGGADGHVAARVRQHLNFDLDSAPGVSRLYDSVRSSGPMVVTSLTEELKKLARQGWYWGPITRWEAEEKLVNLPDGSFLVRDSSDDRYLLSLSFRSQTKTLHTRIEHSNGRFSFYEQPDVEGHTSMVDLIEFSVKDSENGAFCYSRSRLPGSATYPVRLTNPVSRFMHVRSLQYLCRFVIRQYTRIDLIQNLPLPNKMKDYLQEKHY; encoded by the coding sequence ATGACCAGCTGTCTCCAGCCTGATGGGAGGACTCTGTGGATAGCAGCACCGTCTTCAGGACTCCAGGAGGAGAGTAGCCGCCCCTGCCAAGGAGGGCCGTTCAGAATGAAGAAAATCAGCCTTAAGACCATCCGCAAGTCCCTCAACATCAAGGtcaaggaggaaggagggggggaCTTTGTCATGCTCCAGCAGCCCTCGCTAGCGGCCGACTTCTCCAAGGAGGACTCGCTCTTTGGGGGCTGCTACACTAAAGATCTTGCGGGCTGCAACCTGGGAATTGGTGATGTGGGAGAGGAGAAGGCGGGACACAACAAGGGCCGGTCTAAGAGCGAGAGCCTGATGGGTTCTCTGAAGAGGAGGCTGTCGGCCAAGCAGAAGGCCAAGGTCAAAGGTGGCTCATTAGCCATGGGGTCGGCTGACGATGATgacaccttctcctcctcctcggtCCCAATCAGCTTCAACGAGGTCAAGGCCCAGCGTCCGTTACGATCCGCGTCGCTCCGTAGCCACCATTACAGCCCATCTCCCTGGCCCCTGCGGCCTGTCGCTTCAGATGAGGCCTGCATCAAAATGGAGGTGAAGGTTAAAGCCATGGTCCATTCCCCCAGCCCAAACCTGAATGGCGTGCGGAAGGAGTTCCACCACCATGACTTTCAGATGGAGAACATCTTCCAGGAGCAGGCCGAGTCCCTGAAGAACCTCCAGCAGCCGCAGAACGGAGACTTGAACATTGACAAACACGTGCCTGTAGTCCTGGGCCTCACGCCGCAGGACTACATCCAGTACACCATGCCTTTAGATGAGGGAATGTACCCAGAGGGGtcccactctgtctctcactccttctGCCTGGACAGGTCCTCGCCCATGGAGGTGGTGACGGAGGTGGACAGTAGCTCTCTCCACGCCGACCACCAGAGTCAGGAGGACATGGATCTGGTGAGTCTGAACCGGAACCTTCCAGCGGACCTCTTCATGGAGTCACAGTCGGTGAACGGCCTCTTCATCGGCTCTAACGGTGTGATGCTCCATAGCTGCAGGGACAGGGTCAACGCTCAACAACACCCCGCTCCTCCCCAGCGCTCCCCTCTCCTGCCCGCGCTACCCAGCAACAACATCCCCAGGACTTACTCCAGGTTCGGCGGGGCAGACGGCCACGTGGCGGCCCGGGTGAGGCAACATCTGAACTTTGACCTTGACTCTGCTCCAGGGGTGAGTCGACTGTATGACTCAGTCCGGAGCAGTGGACCAATGGTGGTAACCAGCCTGACTGAGGAGCTGAAGAAGCTAGCCAGGCAGGGTTGGTACTGGGGACCTATCACACGCTGGGAGGCCGAGGAGAAGCTGGTCAACCTGCCTGACGGCTCGTTTCTGGTCAGGGACAGCTCGGACGACAGGTACCTCCTCAGCCTGAGTTTCCGCTCCCAGACCAAGACCCTCCACACCCGCATTGAACACTCCAACGGACGCTTCAGCTTCTATGAGCAGCCTGATGTGGAGGGACACACGTCCATGGTGGACCTGATAGAATTCTCCGTCAAAGACTCTGAGAACGGAGCCTTCTGTTATTCTAGATCTCGCTTACCTGGGTCCGCCACCTACCCCGTCAGGCTGACCAATCCCGTGTCTCGGTTTATGCACGTGCGCTCCCTGCAGTACCTGTGTCGGTTTGTGATCAGACAGTATACCAGGATTGACCTAATTCAGAACCTGCCTTTGCCCAACAAGATGAAAGACTACCTGCAAGAGAAGCACTACTGA